The following proteins are co-located in the Microbacterium immunditiarum genome:
- the rpsP gene encoding 30S ribosomal protein S16, which yields MAVKIRLKRLGKIRAPYYRIVVADSRTKRDGRVIEEIGKYHPTEEPSLIEVDSDRAQYWLSVGAQPTDQVRALLKLTGDWGKFKGDKDAVSTVKTREGKAEFQVDASKKSVIQPKAEKKAEAPAEATEAEAEAPAADATDAE from the coding sequence GTGGCTGTCAAGATTCGTCTCAAGCGCCTGGGCAAGATCCGCGCGCCCTACTACCGCATCGTCGTCGCCGACTCGCGCACCAAGCGCGACGGTCGTGTGATCGAGGAGATCGGCAAGTACCACCCCACCGAGGAGCCCTCGCTCATCGAGGTCGACTCCGACCGCGCCCAGTACTGGCTCTCCGTCGGCGCGCAGCCGACCGACCAGGTCCGCGCGCTTCTCAAGCTCACGGGCGACTGGGGCAAGTTCAAGGGTGACAAGGACGCCGTCTCGACGGTGAAGACCCGCGAGGGCAAGGCCGAGTTCCAGGTCGACGCCTCGAAGAAGTCGGTCATCCAGCCCAAGGCCGAGAAGAAGGCGGAGGCGCCCGCCGAGGCGACCGAGGCCGAGGCTGAGGCGCCCGCCGCCGACGCGACCGACGCCGAGTAA
- a CDS encoding RNA-binding protein has translation MLAAALEHVVKGIVDHPDDVRITSSTSPRGDVLEVHVHPDDRGRVIGRGGRTAKALRTLISALADGRRVRVDVADD, from the coding sequence TTGCTCGCCGCCGCGCTCGAACACGTCGTCAAGGGGATCGTCGATCACCCCGATGACGTGCGCATCACCTCGTCGACGTCGCCCCGTGGCGACGTGCTCGAAGTGCACGTGCACCCCGACGATCGTGGTCGCGTGATCGGGCGCGGCGGCCGCACGGCCAAAGCGCTGCGCACCCTCATCTCGGCTCTCGCAGACGGCCGGCGCGTGCGCGTCGACGTCGCCGACGACTGA